A window of Cohnella herbarum contains these coding sequences:
- a CDS encoding polysaccharide deacetylase family protein yields the protein MFKAKLVKGAAALALIGTLFTSPAMPIANAADPNCPNGYVGLTYDDGPNAGNTTNLLNALKQAGLRATMFNLGQNAQNNPSLVRDQVSAGMWVGNHSYTHPHMTTLSSSQMSSEITRTQQAIQSATGTSPKLFRPPYGETNATLKSVESQNGLTEVLWNVDSQDWNGATTAQIVAAAGRLQNGDVILMHDQYQTTLQAVPQIAQNLKSRGLCSGMISPSTGRAVAPDGGGTTPPTGTKKEAESMTKGGQYTGNISSPFSGVALYANNDLVKFTHNFTTGTHNFSLRGASNNSSMARVDLKIGGVTKGSFYFGGSSPAVYTLNNVSHGTGNQEIQLVVTTDNGTWDAYLDYLEIS from the coding sequence TTGTTCAAAGCAAAACTAGTAAAAGGAGCAGCTGCCTTGGCGCTAATAGGCACGTTGTTTACCAGTCCGGCTATGCCCATCGCCAACGCAGCCGATCCCAACTGCCCGAACGGTTACGTAGGGTTGACGTACGACGACGGCCCGAATGCCGGGAACACGACCAATCTGCTCAATGCGCTTAAGCAGGCCGGGTTACGCGCAACGATGTTTAACCTCGGGCAGAACGCGCAAAATAACCCGTCTCTGGTGCGGGATCAAGTGAGCGCGGGCATGTGGGTCGGCAACCACTCTTATACGCATCCGCATATGACAACATTGAGCAGCTCGCAGATGTCGTCGGAAATTACGCGGACGCAGCAGGCGATCCAGTCGGCAACTGGAACCTCGCCGAAGCTGTTCCGACCGCCATACGGAGAAACCAACGCTACCTTGAAATCCGTCGAGTCGCAGAACGGTCTTACGGAGGTATTGTGGAACGTCGATTCCCAAGATTGGAACGGCGCCACCACCGCTCAGATCGTAGCCGCAGCGGGCAGGCTGCAGAACGGCGACGTGATTCTGATGCATGACCAGTACCAAACTACGCTCCAAGCGGTACCGCAAATTGCTCAGAACCTCAAGAGCCGTGGCCTTTGTTCCGGGATGATCTCGCCGAGCACGGGCAGGGCGGTCGCACCTGACGGCGGCGGCACGACTCCTCCAACGGGTACGAAGAAGGAAGCCGAAAGCATGACCAAAGGCGGGCAGTACACGGGGAATATCAGCTCGCCGTTCTCCGGAGTCGCTTTGTACGCCAACAATGATTTGGTGAAATTCACGCACAATTTTACGACCGGCACCCATAACTTTTCACTCCGGGGAGCTTCGAATAATTCCAGCATGGCCAGAGTCGACTTGAAAATCGGCGGGGTAACGAAGGGGTCCTTCTACTTCGGAGGGAGCAGTCCTGCGGTCTAT
- a CDS encoding glycoside hydrolase family 11 protein: MKQRRTKLFFALLLCLALTVPTLIVHAATTITSNQTGTQDGYDYELWKDSGNTSMTLNSGGAFSAQWSNINNALFRKGKKFNSTQTHQQIGNISINYSATFNPGGNSYLTVYGWTKSPLVEYYIVENWGTYRPTGTQKGTITVDGGTYDIYETTRVNQPSIEGTATFKQYWSVRQSKRSSGTISVSEHFKKWESLGMPMGKMYEVALTVEGYQSSGNANVTTNTLTIGGGGTNPTPTPTPTPGTGTKKEAESMTKSGQYTGNINSPFSGVALYANNDSVKYTQNFTTGTHNFSLRGASNNSNMARVDLKIGGQTKGTFYFGGSNPAVYTINNVSHGTGNQEIELVVTADNGTWDAYVDYLEIT; this comes from the coding sequence ATGAAACAAAGAAGGACGAAACTTTTTTTTGCCCTATTACTATGTTTGGCGCTTACGGTACCTACATTAATCGTACATGCGGCTACGACGATCACCTCCAATCAAACCGGTACCCAAGACGGCTACGACTATGAGCTGTGGAAGGATTCGGGCAACACGAGCATGACGCTCAATAGTGGCGGCGCATTCAGCGCGCAGTGGAGTAACATCAACAACGCGTTGTTCCGTAAAGGTAAGAAATTCAACTCGACCCAGACGCACCAGCAGATTGGAAACATTTCTATCAACTACAGCGCAACCTTTAATCCGGGGGGCAATTCCTATTTGACTGTTTACGGATGGACGAAGAGCCCGCTCGTAGAATATTACATCGTCGAGAACTGGGGGACTTATCGTCCGACCGGAACGCAAAAGGGCACCATTACCGTTGACGGGGGCACCTACGATATTTATGAGACTACTCGAGTCAACCAACCTTCCATAGAAGGTACCGCGACGTTTAAACAGTATTGGAGCGTCCGGCAGTCGAAACGCTCTAGCGGAACGATCTCCGTTAGCGAACACTTTAAGAAGTGGGAAAGCTTGGGAATGCCGATGGGTAAAATGTACGAAGTCGCGCTAACGGTAGAGGGCTATCAAAGCAGCGGAAATGCTAATGTGACTACGAATACGCTTACTATCGGCGGTGGCGGTACGAATCCAACTCCTACCCCAACCCCAACTCCAGGCACAGGCACGAAAAAGGAAGCCGAGAGCATGACCAAAAGCGGTCAGTACACCGGGAATATTAACTCTCCATTCTCCGGAGTCGCTCTATACGCCAACAACGATTCCGTAAAATACACGCAGAATTTCACGACCGGCACTCATAATTTCTCGCTTCGCGGAGCTTCGAATAACTCGAACATGGCCAGAGTGGATTTGAAAATCGGCGGACAGACGAAGGGGACGTTCTACTTTGGCGGAAGTAATCCAGCAGTTTATACCATTAACAACGTTAGCCACGGGACCGGAAATCAAGAAATCGAGCTCGTTGTAACTGCCGATAACGGGACTTGGGATGCTTACGTTGATTATCTGGAAATCACTTAA